The DNA region GATGAAACCGTAGCTTTTCATGGGCAAAAAATTGGTGCGGCTATTCAGTCTATCGACGATTGGTGGCAGGACAATGCAGATAAGCCACTTCGAGTGAATGAGTACGGTGCGGATAGAGAATATGTCATTGCAAGGCGACATTCGGCCTTGAATACGGATTTTTACTATTTGGTTAGCCAAGCAGAGCATTGGATTGAAACTTTGCTGAAGTCCGATGATATTCCTGATGAGATGCATTTTATTATGTCTGTTTTGGTTAAAGGTGGCTTATTTAATAGCGGAAAGGAATAGTTGTATGTCTGGCCGATATTTTTTTGTGGTTAAATTTCTTCCTGATTATGCTGATACCAGTTTGCTATGTGGTCGGTGTATCTCAATCATGCATGGTTTTATCAATAAAAATCCAACGGGAAAGAATGCGGTTGGGGTGAGTTTTCCATTCTGGACAGAAGAATCATTGGGTAATGCAATTGCCTTTGTTGCCGAAGATAAAGAGTTGTTGATTGGATTGTCGTTTCAGCCTTATTTTTCACTTATGAAGGAAGAGGGGTTATTTGAACTTTCAGCTGTATTACCTGTAACTGATGATGCTAAAGAGGTCAGGTTTATACGTAATCAAGCTATTGGTAAAAGCTTCCTAGGTTCAAAAAGGCGGCGAATGAAACGCGCACAAGATAGGGCTGAAAAGCTCGGAAACATTCAGCCGAATAAAGTTAATGAAGACCGTGTTTTTGATAACTTTCATCGTATACCACTTTCTAGTCAGTCTACCAATCAAGACATCATGCTTCATGTTCAAAAGGAAGAATGTGTGGATATTAGGCTAAACCACTTTAATTCATACGGACTAGCAACGAATCAAGCATGGAAAGGAACAGTGCCTGATCTGAAAAATACCATGTTTTAAGTATGTTGTTTATTATCTTGCAGAATCAGTGTCTTATTCGTTTTTTTGAAATACAAGGTACTTTAGGGTTTCTGGGCGTAATCATTTGAAAACAGGTGAAGTTATGACTATTTTCTATAGTGACCTGCCGAATAGGCAGCTAGAAAATGACCGCAACCCAGCGGGCGCACAAATGATGAGTGACCTGCCGAATAGGCAGCTAGAAAATCTACTGTAACTTGGGGTAAGACTAACGTAGTGTGACCTGCCGAATAGGCAGCTAGGAAAGTGGGTTTTGTTGATACCGTTGATAGCTATACGTGACCTGCCGAATAGGCAGTTAAGAAAAGGTCAGGAAGAAAGCATCCATGCCTGCTGATAAGCAGTAAAACATATAAGGGTAACCCTACTAGGTGTTGATTAGTAGGGTTACTTTTTTCATGGAATTTATAGAGTTACGTGGGCCAAAATTGTTGAAATTATATTTTATCTAATAAAATTGACTTTATATTGGATCATTTTTGAGTTGAGAAGCATATTATGCGCAAAAAACAGTTATCAGAAAAAGAACTGTTTGAGGGTATGACCCCTTATACTGCACATGCTGATGAAATAGCCATTACTACCTTAATTGAATTAGGAACTGAAGCTTCTGAAAGAGATTACAGGATGGCTTTAGAGATAGTTGATGTCATATACGATGCCGAGCCCGGTACACCTGAAGGTGTTGAGCTTGAACAGCTAGCTTTATTTGTTGAAGAGTATGAAGAAAAACATTATCCGATATAACGATATAAGTGGAGTGAGCAGTGTTTTTCCTCTTTTTAAAGTGCAAACCTTGCTCACTCACTTCCAAATATCGCCCTTTAATAAACGACAAGAGCCACATTATGTGGCTCTGTCACGCATTATCTGTAGTAAATACAGTGGCATTGAATATTCGATACGCAATGCGGGTTTAAATTAGTACAAATTAGAGGATGTTGATATTAAGTAATAAAAATTCATATTAATTACAGCGACCTCATCGGTACGCTGTCATTTCTAAAACGTTTTTTGCCCCAAAATGCGTTAGCTAATAACCTTGCAACGGCTACAATGATTTTATTTTTCCATATATTTTCTCATGCTACATGTTGCTAATCCTGTATAGCTTAAAATTAGAATAGCTGTTTTTTTTAGTTAGAAAGCTAGGCATGATGAATCAGAGATATAGCTCCGGCTTTCGGTTGGTTTTAGAGTCTGGTTAAATACACAGCTCTTTATCACGAGTTGGCTTTTGTGAACTATACGGATTGTTTCCGCATTTTATGCTGAGTGAATATAG from Vibrio casei includes:
- the cas6f gene encoding type I-F CRISPR-associated endoribonuclease Cas6/Csy4 — translated: MSGRYFFVVKFLPDYADTSLLCGRCISIMHGFINKNPTGKNAVGVSFPFWTEESLGNAIAFVAEDKELLIGLSFQPYFSLMKEEGLFELSAVLPVTDDAKEVRFIRNQAIGKSFLGSKRRRMKRAQDRAEKLGNIQPNKVNEDRVFDNFHRIPLSSQSTNQDIMLHVQKEECVDIRLNHFNSYGLATNQAWKGTVPDLKNTMF